One stretch of Hymenobacter chitinivorans DSM 11115 DNA includes these proteins:
- a CDS encoding SDR family oxidoreductase: MKEENKLSRRQIISGLGASLAVAAVSPVFGAEIGTEGGGSAPAETAAEPLRDPTTAYPKPPFKSQSQPWPGLASQMDPKPDHGEKSYKGSGRLKGRKALITGGDSGMGRAAAIAYAREGADVAINYLPAEEADAKEVIALIKAEGRKGVAIPGDLRDEAFCKKLVDEAVKQLGGLDIVVNNAARQQQRQSILELTTEDFDATMKTNIYAPFWIIKAALPHLKPGSAIIGTTSEQATDPSENLYDYAQTKAATTNYVRSLAKQLAPKGIRVNGVAPGPIWTPLQVSGGATQEKLVKFGGDTPMKRPGQPAELASIYVQLADPMASYATGQVYGASGGAGMP, encoded by the coding sequence ATGAAAGAGGAAAACAAGCTCAGCCGCCGCCAGATTATCAGCGGATTGGGTGCCAGCCTGGCCGTAGCGGCCGTAAGCCCCGTGTTTGGCGCCGAAATTGGCACTGAGGGTGGCGGCAGCGCCCCGGCCGAAACGGCCGCCGAACCCCTGCGCGACCCGACCACCGCCTACCCCAAGCCACCATTCAAAAGTCAGAGCCAACCCTGGCCGGGGCTGGCCTCGCAGATGGACCCCAAGCCCGACCACGGCGAGAAAAGCTACAAGGGCTCGGGCCGCCTTAAGGGCCGCAAAGCGCTGATTACGGGCGGCGACTCGGGCATGGGCCGGGCCGCGGCCATTGCCTACGCCCGCGAAGGCGCCGACGTGGCCATCAACTACCTGCCCGCCGAAGAAGCCGACGCTAAAGAGGTTATTGCCCTGATTAAGGCTGAGGGCCGCAAAGGCGTGGCCATTCCCGGGGACTTGCGCGACGAGGCCTTCTGCAAAAAGCTGGTGGACGAAGCTGTAAAGCAGCTCGGCGGCCTGGATATCGTGGTCAACAACGCGGCCCGGCAGCAGCAGCGCCAGTCGATTCTGGAGCTGACGACCGAGGACTTCGACGCGACGATGAAAACCAACATCTACGCCCCGTTCTGGATTATCAAGGCCGCGCTGCCCCACCTCAAGCCGGGCTCGGCCATCATCGGCACCACCTCCGAGCAGGCCACCGACCCCTCGGAAAACCTCTACGACTACGCCCAGACCAAGGCCGCTACCACCAACTACGTCCGTTCCCTGGCCAAGCAGCTGGCCCCGAAAGGCATTCGGGTGAACGGCGTGGCCCCGGGCCCCATCTGGACGCCCCTGCAGGTTAGCGGCGGTGCCACCCAGGAGAAGCTCGTCAAGTTCGGCGGCGACACGCCCATGAAGCGTCCCGGCCAACCGGCCGAGCTGGCTTCCATCTACGTGCAGCTCGCCGACCCCATGGCCAGCTACGCCACCGGCCAGGTGTACGGGGCCAGCGGCGGGGCCGGCATGCCGTAG
- a CDS encoding alpha/beta fold hydrolase, with protein sequence MMPWTTATCPVNGIRLHYTRTGGPKPPVLLLHGLMTSGRCWTELARALAADYDVIMPDARGHGESGVPAAGYRYDDHAADIAGLIRALELPPVFLLGHSMGGMTAAVVASQAPALLRGLVLADPTFLSPAMQQQVYESDVVEQHRRVLELPLEEVLADARRRHPHRPAETLALMARARLQTSPRAFEVLTPPNPDYRQLIGQLSVPGLLVVGEQGVVSGAVAQELQELNPRLRVERIREAGHALHLDQPAPFATVVRAFLDSFGAGAT encoded by the coding sequence ATGATGCCCTGGACCACCGCTACTTGCCCCGTCAACGGCATTCGCCTGCATTATACCCGCACCGGGGGCCCCAAGCCGCCCGTACTGCTGCTCCACGGCCTGATGACCAGCGGCCGGTGCTGGACGGAACTGGCCCGCGCCCTGGCCGCCGATTACGACGTAATAATGCCCGACGCCCGGGGCCACGGCGAGTCGGGAGTGCCCGCCGCGGGCTACCGCTACGACGACCACGCCGCCGATATTGCCGGGCTGATTCGGGCCCTGGAGCTGCCACCGGTGTTTCTGCTGGGCCATTCCATGGGCGGCATGACGGCGGCCGTAGTGGCCAGTCAGGCTCCGGCCCTGCTGCGGGGCCTGGTGTTGGCCGACCCCACTTTCCTGAGCCCCGCCATGCAGCAGCAAGTGTACGAGAGCGACGTGGTCGAGCAGCACCGCCGCGTGCTGGAGCTGCCCTTGGAGGAAGTACTGGCCGATGCCCGGCGCCGGCACCCGCACCGGCCGGCCGAAACCCTGGCGCTGATGGCCCGGGCCCGGCTGCAAACCAGCCCGCGGGCCTTCGAGGTACTCACGCCCCCCAACCCCGATTACCGGCAGCTAATCGGGCAGCTCTCCGTGCCGGGCCTGCTCGTCGTCGGGGAGCAGGGCGTCGTGTCGGGGGCGGTGGCCCAGGAGCTGCAGGAGCTGAATCCCCGGCTGCGGGTAGAGCGGATCCGGGAGGCCGGTCACGCCCTGCACCTCGACCAGCCCGCGCCGTTTGCCACCGTCGTCCGGGCCTTTCTGGACTCCTTCGGCGCTGGGGCCACCTAA
- a CDS encoding cupin domain-containing protein has translation MKRTHFVQACLATGALLTLPVSLAVGAIRRYRAGKGFLVKAGQDRASQPMALFDGDTFLTKIAAQDTEGDIYVFESSRVKEGGPAHHYHFDQDEWWYVLSGEFLIKVGDTVYEAKAGDSVFGPRMVPHSFAKVGAGEGRLLMIFQPAGKMEECFRKISQGLTRNMSEAEQDAFRVAHGFKRVGPPLRQPKPMTDK, from the coding sequence ATGAAAAGAACCCACTTCGTGCAGGCCTGCCTGGCTACCGGGGCGCTGCTGACCCTGCCCGTTTCTCTCGCCGTTGGGGCCATCCGGCGCTACCGGGCCGGCAAGGGCTTCCTGGTGAAAGCCGGGCAGGACCGGGCCAGCCAACCCATGGCCTTGTTTGATGGCGACACGTTTCTGACCAAGATTGCCGCCCAGGATACCGAGGGCGACATCTACGTCTTCGAGTCGAGCCGGGTGAAGGAGGGCGGCCCCGCCCACCACTACCATTTCGACCAGGATGAGTGGTGGTACGTGCTGTCCGGGGAGTTCCTGATTAAGGTCGGTGACACGGTGTACGAGGCTAAGGCCGGCGACAGTGTGTTCGGGCCCCGCATGGTGCCCCACAGCTTTGCCAAAGTAGGCGCGGGAGAAGGGCGGCTGCTGATGATTTTTCAGCCGGCGGGCAAGATGGAGGAGTGCTTCCGCAAAATCAGCCAGGGCCTGACCCGCAACATGTCCGAAGCCGAGCAGGATGCCTTTCGGGTGGCCCACGGCTTTAAGCGGGTGGGCCCGCCCCTGCGGCAGCCCAAACCCATGACGGACAAGTAA
- a CDS encoding amidohydrolase family protein, protein MPHLYLRIALLVCLSAARLGWAQQQPAPPVRRIIDVHLHARAAADYGPTPPPNPVSGRVPAYRTDAEVVAVTLAELKRHHVVRAVTSGSQPRVAAYLAADPARIIGALDYPDNQHAPLPDTATFRRLFAEGQFRVFGELGLQYEGKTLTDPALEPYLAICERRGIPVALHTGLGFPGIAYNDCCRNFRTRLGNPQLVEEVLIRHPRLKLQLMHMGYPYLAETKALLYIYPQLYADISVTNWILPRAEFYSYLQALVTAGYGQRLLYGSDQMAWPDAIGLSIESVEKAPFLSEKQKQDIFYNNAATFYGLR, encoded by the coding sequence ATGCCCCACCTCTACCTTCGTATCGCACTGCTCGTCTGTTTGTCGGCGGCCCGGCTGGGCTGGGCGCAGCAGCAACCCGCCCCGCCCGTGCGCCGCATCATCGACGTGCACCTGCACGCCCGCGCCGCCGCTGATTATGGCCCCACCCCGCCACCCAACCCGGTCAGCGGCCGGGTGCCCGCCTACCGCACCGATGCCGAGGTGGTGGCCGTAACGCTGGCCGAGCTGAAGCGCCACCACGTGGTGCGGGCCGTTACCTCCGGCAGCCAGCCCCGGGTAGCCGCCTACCTCGCCGCCGACCCGGCCCGCATCATCGGGGCCCTCGACTACCCCGACAACCAGCACGCCCCGCTGCCCGATACGGCCACTTTCCGCCGCCTCTTCGCCGAAGGCCAGTTTCGGGTATTCGGGGAGCTGGGCTTGCAGTACGAAGGCAAAACCCTCACCGACCCCGCCCTGGAACCCTACCTGGCCATCTGTGAGCGGCGCGGTATTCCGGTGGCCTTGCACACCGGCCTGGGCTTTCCCGGCATTGCCTACAACGACTGCTGCCGCAACTTCCGCACCCGCCTCGGCAACCCGCAGCTGGTGGAGGAAGTGCTGATTCGCCACCCCCGGCTCAAGCTCCAGCTTATGCACATGGGCTACCCCTACCTGGCCGAAACCAAGGCCCTGCTTTACATCTACCCCCAGCTCTACGCCGATATTTCCGTCACCAACTGGATCCTGCCCCGGGCCGAGTTCTACAGCTACCTCCAAGCCCTGGTCACGGCCGGCTACGGCCAGCGCCTGCTGTACGGCTCCGACCAGATGGCCTGGCCCGACGCCATCGGCCTTTCCATCGAAAGCGTGGAAAAAGCCCCGTTCCTGAGTGAAAAGCAAAAGCAGGACATTTTCTACAACAACGCCGCTACCTTCTACGGCCTGCGCTAG
- a CDS encoding ligand-binding sensor domain-containing protein, giving the protein MWLATHTQVYRFDGRQWTLFDLTNSPLHYCRRLFADALGNVWFVIRDGLARFDGQQWTVLTRQNSALPSFFIRTVFVDSHHRTWISADEGTVCFDSPQTTTHTDPKYPWGKLAFSNAAEDKDGNIWFALSGSGSKGLACYSARGEWSSYTLANSGLPNQTVADVACEPQTNVIWLSVYQVGLVRFDGNRWSLFTPANSAVPSTTISDLTFDANGTLWGATSIGLVQVRP; this is encoded by the coding sequence GTGTGGCTGGCCACTCACACCCAGGTCTACCGCTTCGACGGCCGGCAGTGGACGCTGTTTGATCTGACCAATAGTCCGCTGCACTACTGCCGCCGGCTCTTTGCGGATGCGCTGGGCAACGTCTGGTTTGTGATTCGGGATGGGCTGGCGCGCTTCGACGGGCAGCAGTGGACGGTGCTCACCCGCCAGAACTCCGCGCTGCCCTCTTTTTTTATCCGCACCGTATTTGTCGATAGCCACCACCGCACCTGGATCAGCGCCGACGAGGGCACCGTGTGCTTCGACAGTCCGCAGACGACCACGCACACGGACCCGAAATACCCCTGGGGCAAGCTGGCCTTCAGCAACGCCGCCGAAGACAAGGACGGCAACATCTGGTTTGCCCTCAGCGGCTCCGGCTCGAAGGGCCTGGCCTGCTACTCGGCCCGCGGCGAGTGGAGCTCGTACACGCTGGCCAATTCGGGGCTGCCCAACCAGACGGTTGCCGACGTGGCCTGTGAGCCGCAAACGAATGTCATTTGGCTCAGCGTTTATCAGGTGGGCCTCGTGCGCTTCGACGGGAACCGGTGGAGCTTGTTTACCCCGGCTAATTCGGCCGTTCCCAGCACGACGATTAGTGACCTGACCTTCGACGCCAACGGCACGTTGTGGGGCGCTACCTCCATAGGACTAGTGCAGGTGCGGCCCTAA
- a CDS encoding DUF4241 domain-containing protein, which yields MTTLARLFSDSAHLTALTPHLVTELFLPTGQLLACDPVAYSHPQPFRQTFAPGRYPVYIHQLPEDSCIAYAEVRLREAPVSRWEMAVTAQQNLTSLAPGEIFGYPVSAGLGCFMDHATLALVEQHDADLQAELGDEYVSYYDDYVDDLLYPESGSQQYCTLQPYPAQANNVAVFQSGYGDGFYATYVGLDEQDQPVKFITEFIDANQR from the coding sequence ATGACTACTCTGGCCCGCCTGTTTTCCGATTCTGCCCACCTTACTGCCCTAACGCCGCACCTGGTTACCGAGCTGTTTCTGCCCACCGGGCAGCTCCTGGCCTGCGACCCGGTAGCCTACTCCCATCCGCAACCCTTCCGCCAGACTTTTGCACCCGGCCGCTACCCAGTCTACATTCACCAGCTGCCCGAGGACTCGTGCATTGCCTACGCCGAAGTGCGGCTACGCGAAGCCCCGGTGAGCCGCTGGGAAATGGCCGTCACGGCCCAGCAGAACCTGACTTCGCTAGCCCCGGGGGAAATATTCGGCTACCCCGTCTCGGCCGGCCTAGGCTGCTTTATGGACCACGCCACCCTGGCTCTGGTCGAGCAGCACGACGCCGACCTGCAAGCTGAGCTGGGCGACGAGTACGTAAGCTACTACGACGACTACGTGGACGATTTGCTCTACCCCGAATCCGGCAGCCAGCAATACTGCACCCTGCAGCCCTACCCCGCCCAGGCAAACAACGTGGCCGTGTTTCAGTCGGGCTACGGCGACGGTTTTTATGCCACCTACGTGGGCCTGGATGAGCAGGACCAACCGGTAAAGTTCATTACCGAGTTTATCGATGCCAACCAGCGCTAG
- the map gene encoding type I methionyl aminopeptidase, with the protein MSITSQEELAGLQRISQAVGITLKQMRDYARPGMTTKELDEYGGRILAELGAKSAPRLTYGFPGWTCISVNNEVAHGIPSARKVLQEGDLVNVDVSAELAGYWADNGGSFVLGADLHQHQPLVDASRHILRTALSQIRGGVRIADIGGLIESEARKAGYRVIKNLVGHGVGRSLHEEPSEIPCYYDRHNLKRFKKNSVVAVETFISTRASIAHQLGDGWTLATRDGSFVAQHEHTIVITDGQPIILTEANGIWD; encoded by the coding sequence ATGTCCATTACCTCGCAAGAAGAACTAGCCGGCCTGCAGCGCATCAGCCAGGCCGTGGGGATTACCCTGAAGCAGATGCGCGACTACGCCCGCCCGGGCATGACGACCAAGGAGCTCGACGAGTACGGGGGGCGCATTCTGGCGGAGCTGGGCGCCAAATCGGCCCCGCGGCTCACTTACGGCTTCCCGGGCTGGACCTGCATCAGCGTCAATAACGAGGTGGCCCACGGCATTCCCTCGGCCCGTAAGGTGCTGCAGGAAGGCGACCTGGTAAACGTGGACGTGTCGGCTGAGCTGGCTGGCTACTGGGCCGACAACGGCGGCTCCTTCGTGCTGGGCGCTGATCTGCACCAGCATCAGCCCCTGGTCGACGCCTCCCGCCACATCCTGCGCACGGCCCTGAGCCAGATTCGCGGCGGCGTGCGCATTGCCGATATCGGTGGGCTCATCGAGAGCGAGGCACGCAAGGCCGGCTACCGGGTCATTAAGAACCTGGTGGGCCACGGCGTGGGGCGCAGCCTGCACGAGGAACCTTCCGAAATTCCCTGCTACTACGACCGCCACAACCTGAAGCGCTTCAAGAAAAACTCGGTGGTGGCCGTCGAAACCTTTATTTCCACCCGCGCCTCCATTGCCCACCAGCTCGGCGACGGCTGGACGCTGGCCACCCGCGACGGCAGCTTCGTGGCCCAGCACGAGCACACCATCGTCATCACCGACGGCCAGCCGATTATTCTAACCGAGGCCAACGGCATCTGGGACTAA
- a CDS encoding multinuclear nonheme iron-dependent oxidase has protein sequence MSTPAAAAEPGILATLACNLDADMLSASFPLLEQGRVEALEWSFDALFWAEQIPEWFTELLRAFAAQNRLVGHGVYFSLLSGRWTPEQQQWLSQLRKLAQQFRFDHITEHFGFFTGQNFHAGAPLPIPYTSTALRLGQDRLCRIQEACGCPVGLENLAFAYSLDEVRRHGEFLAQLVEPVNGFLILDLHNLFCQLHNFGVSYEELIQLYPLERVREIHISGGSWEESGQEPGRQVRRDTHDGAVPDEVFELLSRTLPRCPNLKFVVLEQLGNALQTEPSRAQFRRDFGRLEAMVHEHRAQAPAGGSPLFLPQRPLPTGPVAEDARLHEQQQQLTHILETAPSYDEARQRLAGSSLAHSDWQIEQWAPHMLETALRIAQKWK, from the coding sequence ATGAGCACGCCCGCCGCCGCCGCCGAGCCCGGCATTCTGGCCACTCTGGCCTGCAACCTGGACGCTGACATGCTGTCGGCGTCCTTTCCGTTGTTGGAGCAGGGTCGGGTGGAAGCCCTGGAATGGTCGTTCGACGCGCTGTTCTGGGCCGAGCAGATTCCGGAGTGGTTTACCGAATTGCTCCGCGCCTTTGCCGCCCAGAACCGGCTGGTGGGCCATGGGGTGTACTTTTCTCTGCTCTCGGGCCGCTGGACGCCCGAGCAGCAGCAGTGGCTGAGCCAGCTGCGGAAGCTGGCCCAGCAGTTTCGGTTCGACCATATCACCGAGCACTTCGGCTTTTTCACGGGCCAGAACTTCCACGCCGGGGCCCCGCTGCCTATTCCCTACACCAGCACCGCCCTGCGCCTGGGGCAAGACCGCCTCTGCCGCATTCAGGAGGCTTGCGGGTGCCCGGTCGGACTGGAAAATCTGGCCTTTGCCTATTCGCTCGACGAGGTGCGGCGGCACGGCGAGTTTCTGGCCCAGCTCGTGGAGCCGGTCAATGGTTTCCTGATTCTGGATTTGCACAACCTGTTCTGCCAGCTCCACAACTTCGGCGTGTCTTACGAGGAGCTGATTCAGCTTTACCCCCTGGAGCGGGTGCGGGAAATCCATATTTCCGGTGGCAGCTGGGAAGAATCCGGGCAGGAACCGGGCCGGCAGGTGCGGCGCGACACCCACGACGGGGCCGTGCCCGACGAGGTGTTTGAATTGTTGAGCAGAACCCTGCCGCGCTGCCCCAACCTGAAGTTCGTGGTGCTGGAGCAGCTGGGCAACGCCCTGCAGACCGAACCTAGCCGGGCCCAGTTCCGCCGTGACTTCGGCCGCCTGGAAGCCATGGTCCATGAGCACCGCGCCCAGGCTCCAGCCGGGGGCAGCCCGCTGTTTCTGCCCCAGCGTCCTCTACCGACGGGCCCGGTGGCCGAGGATGCCCGCCTCCACGAGCAGCAGCAGCAGCTAACCCACATCCTGGAAACGGCCCCATCCTACGACGAGGCCCGGCAGCGGCTGGCGGGCTCTAGTCTGGCCCATTCCGACTGGCAGATTGAGCAGTGGGCGCCCCATATGCTGGAAACGGCCCTGCGCATTGCCCAGAAGTGGAAATAG
- a CDS encoding acyl-CoA synthetase — protein sequence MPGYQSLADLAAIEQTPLRERPSAPNTFAMVEQGAALNPGALALRFVLNGEQPTRSTDFTYAQVLDRLHQTANLLHELGVGATDVVSYLLPNLPETAFTFIGAQAAGIVNPINPLLEPAQIADILNACGTKVLVTLRAFPKTDIWQKVEALAALVPTLETVLTVDLRPYLPLPQRLAVGALRLAQATPQLPGRRVLDFGRELRRQPADRLTSGRTIASTDAACYFHTGGTTGTPKIAPLTHRNLTFITGLTEFMTGTAAETGPLVYFCGLPMFHINGAVVTICAPWSMGHTLVLGSPAGYRGPGIVANFWELVEHYRITLFSGVPTVFSRLLEVPTTGRDLSSLQYAICGAAPLSRELILEFERRTGLRIAEGYGSTECSCINTLTPFGGDGPAGSIGLRLPYQDVRIGVLDAQTGLYQRPAEPNESGTILIRGENVFRGYLQAGHNQGVFVDVGDGQAPFFNTGDLGRQDAHGYFYITGRQKELIIRGGHNIDPRLIEDALQQHPGVALAAAIGSPDPDAGELPVAYVTRVPGHAVTEAELLTFAAAHISERAAVPKRIYLADELPLTAIGKIFKPALLKQEIARVFTQRLTQAGLQVQPILVRDDKQLGLVAEIDATGPTGTDVAPAVQQALKGYTVPYVLRPAAG from the coding sequence ATGCCCGGTTACCAGAGTCTGGCCGATCTTGCCGCTATTGAACAAACGCCGCTGCGGGAGCGGCCTAGTGCGCCCAACACCTTTGCCATGGTGGAGCAGGGTGCGGCCCTCAACCCCGGGGCTCTGGCCCTGCGCTTCGTGCTGAATGGCGAGCAGCCCACCCGGTCGACGGACTTCACCTACGCCCAGGTACTGGACCGCCTGCACCAAACCGCCAACCTGCTTCACGAGCTGGGCGTGGGCGCCACCGACGTGGTATCCTACCTGCTGCCCAACCTGCCTGAAACGGCCTTTACCTTTATCGGCGCCCAGGCCGCGGGCATCGTCAACCCCATCAACCCGCTGCTGGAGCCGGCCCAGATTGCCGACATCCTCAACGCCTGCGGCACGAAGGTGCTGGTCACGCTGCGGGCCTTTCCCAAAACCGACATCTGGCAGAAAGTAGAAGCCCTGGCCGCCCTGGTACCCACCCTGGAAACCGTGCTGACCGTGGACCTGCGGCCCTACCTGCCCCTGCCCCAGCGCCTGGCCGTGGGGGCCCTGCGCCTCGCGCAGGCCACGCCCCAGCTGCCCGGCCGCCGCGTGCTCGACTTTGGCCGGGAGCTGCGCCGCCAGCCCGCCGACCGCCTCACCTCGGGCCGCACCATTGCCAGCACCGACGCGGCCTGCTACTTCCACACCGGCGGCACCACCGGCACGCCCAAGATTGCGCCCCTCACCCACCGCAATCTGACGTTCATCACCGGCCTGACGGAGTTTATGACCGGTACGGCCGCCGAAACCGGGCCGCTGGTGTACTTCTGCGGCCTGCCCATGTTCCACATCAACGGGGCCGTCGTCACGATTTGCGCGCCCTGGTCCATGGGGCACACGCTGGTGCTGGGCAGCCCGGCCGGCTACCGCGGTCCGGGTATCGTGGCCAACTTCTGGGAGCTGGTCGAGCACTACCGCATCACGCTGTTCAGCGGCGTGCCCACCGTGTTTAGCCGCCTGCTGGAAGTGCCCACCACCGGCCGCGACTTAAGTTCGTTGCAGTACGCCATCTGCGGGGCCGCGCCCCTGTCGCGGGAGCTGATTCTGGAGTTTGAGCGCCGCACCGGCCTGCGCATTGCCGAGGGTTACGGCTCCACCGAGTGCTCCTGCATCAACACGCTCACGCCCTTCGGGGGCGACGGTCCGGCGGGCTCCATCGGGCTGCGCCTGCCCTACCAGGACGTGCGCATTGGGGTGCTGGACGCGCAAACCGGCCTTTACCAGCGCCCGGCCGAGCCCAACGAAAGCGGCACCATTCTGATTCGGGGGGAAAACGTGTTCCGGGGCTATCTGCAGGCCGGGCACAACCAGGGCGTGTTCGTGGACGTGGGCGACGGGCAGGCTCCCTTCTTCAACACCGGCGACCTGGGCCGGCAGGATGCGCACGGCTATTTCTACATCACCGGCCGCCAGAAGGAGCTCATCATCCGGGGCGGGCACAACATCGACCCGCGCCTGATTGAGGATGCCCTGCAGCAGCACCCCGGCGTGGCCCTGGCCGCCGCCATCGGCAGCCCCGACCCCGACGCGGGCGAGCTGCCGGTGGCCTACGTCACCCGGGTGCCCGGCCACGCCGTCACGGAAGCCGAGCTGCTGACCTTTGCCGCGGCCCACATTTCGGAGCGGGCCGCGGTACCCAAACGCATTTACCTGGCCGACGAGCTGCCCCTGACCGCCATCGGCAAGATCTTCAAGCCGGCCTTGCTCAAGCAGGAAATTGCCCGCGTCTTCACCCAGCGCCTCACCCAGGCCGGCCTGCAGGTGCAGCCCATCCTCGTGCGCGACGACAAGCAGTTGGGTCTGGTAGCCGAAATCGACGCCACCGGCCCCACCGGCACGGACGTGGCCCCGGCCGTGCAGCAGGCCCTGAAAGGCTACACCGTGCCGTATGTGCTCCGGCCGGCGGCGGGCTAA
- a CDS encoding chryseobasin-related MNIO class RiPP peptide, translated as MKLPQALLGAILLGVVAQATTGCKKDAPSPKQEEGSGKGKPVPINCPACGMG; from the coding sequence ATGAAATTACCCCAAGCATTACTCGGTGCCATCCTGCTGGGCGTGGTGGCCCAGGCCACAACCGGCTGCAAAAAAGATGCGCCCAGCCCCAAGCAGGAGGAAGGCAGCGGCAAAGGCAAGCCCGTACCTATCAACTGCCCCGCCTGCGGCATGGGTTAA
- a CDS encoding DUF3592 domain-containing protein produces the protein MPLRPPEEILAKLVLGLACSAAGLISLKAARQLYRHRAHLRETGVLTGGTVIRLDKNLDDKEDIKLYPVVRFATPQESLTLRYEHGRYPAEFAHGQQVELFYNPENPRDFFIVPTGPDEDVWSLVVFGVIFLGSGLYIWLFA, from the coding sequence ATGCCGCTGCGCCCACCCGAGGAAATTCTGGCCAAGCTGGTCCTGGGGCTGGCCTGCTCAGCCGCTGGGCTGATTTCCCTAAAGGCGGCCCGGCAACTCTACCGCCACCGGGCCCACCTGCGCGAAACCGGCGTCCTGACTGGCGGCACGGTGATTCGGCTGGACAAGAACCTGGATGATAAGGAGGACATTAAGCTCTACCCCGTGGTGCGCTTCGCCACGCCCCAGGAGTCGCTGACGCTGCGCTACGAGCACGGCCGCTACCCGGCCGAGTTTGCCCACGGCCAGCAGGTGGAGCTGTTCTACAATCCGGAAAATCCCCGGGATTTTTTCATCGTCCCGACCGGCCCCGACGAGGACGTCTGGAGCCTGGTCGTTTTTGGCGTTATCTTCCTGGGCTCGGGCCTGTATATCTGGCTTTTTGCCTGA